A stretch of Clostridium sp. BJN0001 DNA encodes these proteins:
- a CDS encoding DDE-type integrase/transposase/recombinase, whose amino-acid sequence MDEKTRKEIALFRYGILAPLISGTYDENKSVKQFFRDAAGKVYQTPDGEDTKVAAATLERWYYNYKNKGFEALIPVKRCDTGRTRKLDSDITEQIKYLKQEYPRIPATLIYQKLINNGTIVKGDISLSTINRYVNVLKLENKYSKNKDMKRYERAHINEVWCGDSSVGPYLKVDGKKKRVYIIALIDDASRYITGIDVFFNDNFVNLMSVLKSAVTRFGKPKILNFDNGASYKNKQMELLAARIGTTISYCAPYTPQSKAKIERWFRTLKDQWMSQLNMNDFNNLDELRISLISYVNSYNQHIHSSLDGLSPQDRFFKESHMIKRLTDEQIETSFLLEYERRVSADNVVMIDETEYEVDYRYSKQRITLRYSPDLSKIYVVDKNTSELTEIKLLNKHDNSVIKREKIKLTGGQE is encoded by the coding sequence ATGGACGAAAAAACTAGAAAAGAAATAGCACTTTTCAGGTACGGAATCTTGGCTCCTCTGATAAGTGGTACTTATGATGAAAATAAAAGTGTTAAACAATTTTTCCGAGATGCCGCAGGCAAAGTATATCAGACTCCAGATGGTGAAGATACTAAGGTAGCTGCTGCTACTCTTGAACGTTGGTATTACAATTACAAGAATAAGGGCTTTGAGGCACTCATACCTGTAAAACGATGCGACACTGGAAGAACACGTAAATTAGATTCTGATATTACAGAACAGATTAAATATTTAAAACAAGAATATCCAAGAATCCCAGCAACACTTATCTATCAAAAGCTTATTAACAATGGAACTATTGTTAAAGGAGATATTTCACTTTCAACAATTAATAGGTATGTTAATGTTCTTAAGCTTGAGAATAAATATTCTAAAAATAAAGATATGAAAAGATATGAGCGTGCTCATATAAATGAAGTATGGTGTGGTGACAGCAGCGTTGGACCTTATTTGAAGGTAGATGGTAAAAAGAAACGCGTTTACATAATAGCACTTATTGATGATGCTTCAAGATACATAACAGGAATAGATGTATTTTTTAATGATAATTTTGTAAATCTTATGTCTGTTTTAAAATCTGCTGTTACACGATTCGGGAAACCTAAAATCTTAAACTTTGATAATGGTGCTTCATATAAGAACAAGCAAATGGAACTTTTAGCAGCTAGAATAGGTACAACTATTAGTTATTGTGCACCCTATACCCCACAATCAAAAGCTAAAATTGAAAGGTGGTTTCGTACATTAAAAGATCAATGGATGTCCCAGCTTAATATGAATGATTTTAATAATTTAGATGAACTTAGGATAAGCCTTATTTCATATGTTAATAGCTATAATCAGCATATACATTCTTCTCTAGATGGACTATCTCCACAGGACAGGTTTTTCAAGGAATCTCACATGATTAAAAGGCTTACAGATGAACAAATTGAAACTTCCTTTTTACTTGAATATGAAAGAAGAGTATCAGCCGATAACGTAGTTATGATAGATGAAACAGAATATGAAGTTGATTATAGATACTCAAAACAAAGAATAACCCTAAGATATTCACCTGATTTAAGCAAAATTTATGTAGTTGATAAAAACACTTCTGAACTTACAGAAATAAAGCTTTTAAATAAGCATGATAATTCTGTTATAAAAAGGGAAAAAATAAAACTTACTGGAGGTCAAGAATAA
- a CDS encoding AAA family ATPase translates to MDYISRYGMDFNPFIKNSKEIVVETSDYKEVICRLNYLLNNKGFGILTGGPGRGKTTIIRNWSNSLNSSLYKVIYSSLSTLTVAEFYKNMAAQLGLEPRCRKIDNFKIIQNEITRYSVEKRITPVIIIDEANYVSNGILNDLKMLFNFDMDSRDRAIVLLVGLPQLNNTMRLVANEPLRQRITMNYNLDNLTKSETKDYILAKLTGAKCNTDIFDDTALEAIANASNGVPRIVNKICDSSLMIGNTKNMNTIDSDIIMLAVNETELG, encoded by the coding sequence ATGGATTATATAAGTAGATATGGAATGGATTTTAATCCGTTTATAAAAAATTCTAAGGAAATAGTAGTAGAAACTTCTGACTATAAAGAAGTTATTTGTAGACTTAATTATTTACTTAATAATAAAGGTTTCGGAATCCTGACCGGAGGTCCAGGGCGAGGTAAAACTACAATAATAAGAAACTGGTCTAATAGCCTTAATTCATCACTTTATAAAGTTATTTATAGTTCCCTTTCTACACTTACTGTTGCAGAATTTTATAAAAATATGGCTGCCCAGCTTGGACTAGAGCCAAGGTGCAGAAAAATTGATAATTTCAAAATTATCCAAAATGAAATAACTAGATATTCAGTTGAAAAACGTATAACTCCTGTAATAATTATTGATGAAGCTAATTATGTAAGTAATGGAATACTTAATGATTTAAAAATGCTTTTTAATTTTGACATGGATTCAAGAGATCGTGCAATAGTACTTCTTGTGGGGCTTCCTCAGTTAAATAATACCATGAGGCTAGTTGCTAATGAGCCTTTAAGACAACGTATAACAATGAATTATAATTTAGATAATCTCACAAAATCAGAAACTAAAGACTATATATTAGCAAAGCTTACTGGTGCTAAATGTAATACTGATATTTTTGATGATACCGCTCTTGAAGCAATTGCTAACGCTTCGAACGGAGTTCCTAGAATTGTTAATAAAATCTGTGATTCTAGCCTTATGATAGGCAATACAAAAAATATGAATACAATTGATAGTGACATAATAATGCTTGCTGTTAATGAAACTGAACTTGGATAA
- a CDS encoding CGGC domain-containing protein — translation MEVGLIRCMQTEDMCPGTTDFKVIKEKKCAFEGVEGDIEIIGFNTCGGCPGKKAVTRAAEMVKRGADTIVLCSCITKGNPIGFACPHAKEMKEAIIKKLGDSVTIIDYTH, via the coding sequence ATGGAGGTTGGATTAATTAGATGTATGCAAACAGAGGATATGTGTCCTGGAACAACAGATTTTAAAGTCATTAAAGAAAAAAAGTGTGCATTCGAAGGAGTAGAAGGAGATATTGAGATTATAGGGTTTAATACTTGCGGAGGATGCCCTGGCAAAAAAGCAGTAACAAGAGCTGCAGAAATGGTTAAAAGAGGTGCTGATACAATAGTTTTGTGCTCTTGTATTACGAAAGGGAATCCCATTGGTTTTGCCTGTCCACACGCTAAGGAAATGAAAGAAGCAATTATTAAAAAACTAGGCGATAGTGTAACTATTATAGATTATACGCACTAG
- a CDS encoding Crp/Fnr family transcriptional regulator encodes MKKYLKQLQNNELFNNFNLNDLESILNCLSAKVNYYKKKDLIIQQGTHIHYVGIVLSGGIQIIKEDIEGNINILSHLGINDIFAEAFAYADIYECPITVQATENCEIMFIDCKRIIKTCNNACVFHWNLMENMLFMIARKNIRLNQKMEILSKRTTREKLLAFFNTQVQMNHSKKFLIPYNREGLAFYLCVDRSALSRELSNMRDEGLLKFNKNEFEIL; translated from the coding sequence ATGAAGAAATATCTTAAGCAACTACAAAATAATGAATTGTTCAATAATTTTAATTTGAATGATTTGGAAAGTATTTTAAATTGTCTATCTGCAAAGGTTAATTATTATAAAAAAAAGGATTTGATAATACAACAAGGTACGCATATTCACTATGTTGGAATAGTTTTGTCAGGTGGCATTCAAATAATAAAAGAAGATATCGAAGGTAATATCAATATTCTTTCTCATTTAGGTATTAATGATATTTTTGCAGAAGCATTTGCATATGCTGATATTTATGAATGTCCTATTACAGTGCAAGCCACTGAGAATTGCGAAATAATGTTTATTGATTGTAAACGAATCATCAAAACGTGTAATAATGCCTGTGTTTTTCATTGGAATCTGATGGAAAATATGCTTTTTATGATTGCAAGAAAAAATATAAGGCTGAATCAAAAAATGGAGATATTATCAAAACGTACTACAAGAGAAAAGTTATTAGCATTTTTCAATACACAAGTTCAAATGAATCATTCAAAAAAATTTTTAATACCTTATAACCGAGAAGGACTTGCATTTTATCTTTGTGTAGATAGAAGTGCACTGTCACGTGAGCTATCTAATATGCGAGATGAAGGATTGTTAAAATTCAATAAGAATGAATTTGAAATTCTTTAA
- a CDS encoding 4Fe-4S binding protein produces MIRKIIKIDEDKCNGCGLCVTACHEGAIGMVNGKAKLLRDDYCDGLGDCLPACPTNAISFEEREAVAYDEAAVKMNMENKQPQNLACGCPGTQSKTFKRNVISETKAETSATIQTQLNQWPVQIKLAPPNAPYFNNAHLLIAADCTAYAYGNFHNEFMKNKITLIGCPKLDEGDYSEKFTAILKMNNIKSLTVVRMEVPCCGGIENAVKTALQNSGKLIPWQVITISTDGKILEA; encoded by the coding sequence ATGATTAGAAAAATAATAAAAATAGATGAAGATAAATGTAATGGTTGCGGATTATGTGTTACAGCCTGTCACGAAGGAGCCATTGGTATGGTAAACGGAAAAGCAAAGCTTCTTCGTGATGATTATTGTGACGGACTTGGTGACTGTTTACCGGCTTGCCCAACCAATGCAATCAGTTTTGAAGAAAGAGAAGCAGTAGCATATGATGAGGCGGCGGTAAAGATGAATATGGAAAATAAGCAACCTCAAAATTTGGCTTGTGGTTGTCCTGGTACTCAATCAAAAACGTTCAAGCGTAATGTTATTAGTGAAACCAAGGCAGAAACATCTGCAACAATACAAACCCAATTGAACCAGTGGCCAGTACAAATTAAACTTGCTCCACCAAACGCACCTTACTTTAATAATGCTCACCTACTAATTGCAGCCGACTGTACAGCATATGCATATGGCAATTTTCACAATGAATTTATGAAAAACAAAATAACCCTTATAGGCTGTCCAAAGCTGGATGAAGGTGATTACAGCGAAAAGTTCACTGCCATACTAAAAATGAATAATATAAAATCTTTGACAGTAGTAAGAATGGAAGTTCCATGCTGTGGTGGTATTGAAAATGCTGTTAAGACAGCCCTTCAAAACAGTGGAAAACTCATTCCTTGGCAAGTCATAACAATTTCAACTGATGGCAAAATTCTTGAAGCATAA
- a CDS encoding HD domain-containing protein — translation MDKKSVLINEMIKYYASDVKRINHFMKVYSFAKTIGEMEKVDCLNQEVLEIAAIVHDIGIKLSEQKYNSSSGKYQQIEGPALAKELLEKLDFEDTIISRVCFIVGHHHTYTAIDGIDFQILVEADFLINIYEDEISQEAICKIRDNYYKTDAGINFLKQMYLS, via the coding sequence ATGGATAAAAAATCTGTTTTAATAAATGAAATGATTAAATATTATGCAAGTGATGTGAAAAGAATTAATCATTTTATGAAAGTATATAGCTTCGCAAAAACAATTGGAGAGATGGAGAAGGTAGATTGCTTAAACCAAGAAGTTTTAGAAATTGCAGCAATTGTTCATGATATTGGAATTAAATTAAGTGAGCAGAAATATAATTCGAGTTCAGGAAAGTATCAACAAATTGAAGGACCTGCTTTAGCAAAGGAATTACTTGAAAAGCTTGATTTTGAAGACACTATAATTTCAAGAGTGTGTTTTATTGTAGGACATCATCATACATATACAGCTATTGATGGCATAGATTTTCAAATTCTTGTTGAAGCAGATTTTTTAATCAATATATATGAAGATGAAATTTCGCAGGAAGCAATTTGTAAAATAAGAGACAATTATTATAAAACGGATGCAGGGATAAACTTTTTGAAACAAATGTATTTATCATAG
- the hcp gene encoding hydroxylamine reductase, giving the protein MSMFCYQCQETAKNTGCTVKGVCGKNEEVAKLQDLLIYTLKGISDIVVKGKVDINNLDKTNYEVLSSLFMTITNANFDDSHIENQIKKMIVLRDELKNTVKVKDLHDASIFTVDSRETMIEKATSVGVLSTENEDIRSLREMIIYGLKGMAAYGEHAKNIGKEDLDINAFIYEALAATLDDSLTADDLVALTLKTGEYGVKVMALLDEAHTTRFGNPEITEVNIGVRKNPAILISGHDLTDLEQLLEQTKGTGVDVYTHSEMLPAHYYPAFKKYDNFAGNYGNAWWKQLDEFVSFRGPILFTTNCIVPPRSEEVRGRIFTTGATGYPGCTHIEADENGKKDFSQIIALAKTLPSPEEIETGSIVGGFAHNQVIALADKVVEAVKSGAIKKFFVMAGCDGRMKSREYYTEFAEKLPKDTIILTAGCAKYRYNKLNLGDIGGIPRVLDAGQCNDSYSLAVIALKLKEVFGLDDINKLPIAFNIAWYEQKAVIVLLALLYLGVKNIHLGPTLPGFLSPNVAKVLVEKFGIAGIGTVEDDIKLFMS; this is encoded by the coding sequence ATGAGTATGTTTTGTTATCAATGTCAAGAAACAGCAAAAAACACAGGTTGTACAGTGAAAGGTGTTTGCGGAAAGAATGAAGAGGTTGCAAAGCTTCAGGACCTTCTGATATACACACTTAAAGGCATTTCAGATATTGTTGTAAAAGGAAAGGTTGATATTAATAATCTGGATAAGACTAATTATGAAGTTTTAAGCAGCTTATTTATGACTATTACCAACGCAAATTTTGACGACAGTCATATTGAAAATCAAATTAAGAAAATGATAGTGCTAAGAGATGAACTGAAAAATACTGTCAAAGTCAAAGATTTGCACGATGCATCAATATTCACGGTGGATTCAAGAGAAACTATGATTGAAAAAGCAACATCCGTGGGTGTGCTTTCAACAGAGAATGAAGACATTCGTTCCTTGCGTGAAATGATTATTTATGGACTTAAGGGTATGGCGGCTTATGGCGAACACGCAAAGAATATTGGCAAAGAGGATTTAGATATTAATGCTTTTATTTACGAAGCATTGGCGGCAACACTAGACGATTCTCTTACAGCTGATGACCTTGTTGCATTAACACTCAAGACCGGAGAATACGGTGTTAAGGTAATGGCTTTGTTGGATGAGGCACATACAACGAGATTTGGAAATCCAGAGATTACCGAGGTAAATATCGGGGTAAGAAAAAATCCTGCCATTCTTATTTCGGGTCATGATTTAACTGATCTTGAGCAGCTTCTTGAGCAAACTAAGGGCACAGGCGTTGACGTATATACTCATAGTGAGATGCTTCCTGCACATTATTACCCTGCTTTCAAGAAATATGACAACTTTGCAGGAAATTACGGAAACGCATGGTGGAAACAGCTTGACGAATTCGTATCCTTCCGTGGCCCTATTCTTTTTACAACGAACTGTATTGTTCCGCCTAGAAGCGAAGAAGTAAGGGGCAGAATTTTTACTACTGGAGCTACCGGTTATCCTGGCTGCACACATATTGAAGCCGATGAAAATGGAAAAAAAGACTTTTCACAAATCATAGCACTTGCTAAGACACTGCCTTCGCCAGAAGAAATTGAGACGGGAAGCATTGTAGGCGGCTTTGCTCACAATCAGGTGATTGCACTTGCGGACAAAGTTGTTGAGGCTGTTAAATCTGGTGCAATTAAGAAGTTCTTTGTTATGGCAGGGTGCGATGGAAGAATGAAGTCAAGAGAGTATTATACAGAATTTGCTGAAAAGCTTCCAAAGGATACTATAATACTTACTGCGGGTTGTGCTAAATATCGTTATAACAAATTGAATTTAGGTGACATTGGCGGAATTCCAAGAGTACTTGATGCAGGTCAGTGTAATGACTCTTATTCACTAGCAGTTATAGCACTAAAACTTAAGGAAGTTTTCGGTCTGGACGATATCAATAAGTTACCAATTGCCTTTAATATAGCTTGGTATGAACAGAAAGCAGTTATTGTTCTTTTGGCATTACTGTATCTAGGTGTGAAAAACATACATCTAGGACCAACACTACCTGGCTTTTTGTCTCCTAATGTGGCAAAGGTTTTGGTTGAGAAATTCGGTATTGCAGGTATTGGTACAGTTGAGGATGATATTAAGTTATTCATGTCATAA
- the hcp gene encoding hydroxylamine reductase codes for MENSMFCYQCEQTLGAKGCVKSGVCGKNPTVANLQDVLIHELKGIGFYGQKNLEKGLKIRSEINKFVVDTMFSTLTNVNFDPTRFVEYIKKAEEIKEELKNAVGEIENVPKAANYRAPNTMEEMVADAKNIGIMSDEKLDMDIRSLRELLIYAFKGMAAYAHHAYILGKFEDEVNNFFYKGLAGTIDESLTVEDLFNLNMELGKTNFKCMEVLDSAVTSPFGDPEPTEVLITKKKGPFIIVSGHDYKDLKELLEQTEGKGINIYTHCEMLPANAYPELKKHKNLIGNFGGAWQKQQEEFDGIPGCILMTTNCIQKPRDSYKDRLFTTSIVGMPECPHIEEVNGKKNFTSIIQKALELGGWQEDEPEKRITIGFAHNAILSHANEIVEAVKGGKIKHFFLIGGCDGAKPGRNYYTEFAEKTPKDTIILTLACGKYRFNKLDLGTVAGFPRVLDCGQCSDSYSAIKVALTLAEAFNCGVNELPLSLVLSWYEQKAVGILLTLLSLGIKDIRLGPTLPAFITPNILQVLVDKFGLKPISTPEEDLKAILGQ; via the coding sequence ATGGAAAATTCAATGTTCTGTTATCAATGTGAGCAAACATTAGGTGCTAAAGGCTGTGTAAAATCAGGTGTATGTGGTAAAAATCCTACGGTTGCTAATTTACAAGATGTACTTATCCATGAATTGAAAGGTATTGGTTTTTATGGTCAAAAAAATTTGGAGAAAGGGTTAAAAATTAGGAGTGAAATCAATAAGTTTGTGGTAGATACTATGTTTTCTACTCTTACTAATGTTAATTTTGATCCGACTAGATTTGTAGAGTATATTAAAAAAGCCGAAGAAATAAAAGAAGAACTTAAAAATGCAGTTGGTGAAATTGAAAATGTACCTAAAGCGGCAAATTACAGAGCACCAAACACTATGGAAGAAATGGTGGCAGATGCTAAGAATATAGGGATTATGTCTGATGAAAAATTAGATATGGATATACGTTCTTTAAGAGAATTGTTAATATACGCATTTAAAGGAATGGCTGCATATGCGCATCATGCTTATATACTCGGCAAATTTGAGGATGAAGTCAATAATTTCTTTTACAAAGGCTTAGCGGGTACGATTGATGAGAGTTTAACGGTTGAAGATTTATTTAATTTAAACATGGAACTTGGTAAAACCAACTTTAAATGTATGGAAGTATTAGATTCTGCTGTTACTAGTCCTTTTGGTGATCCTGAGCCAACAGAAGTATTAATTACAAAGAAAAAAGGTCCATTTATTATAGTTTCAGGACATGATTACAAGGATTTAAAGGAACTTTTAGAACAAACAGAAGGTAAAGGCATTAATATTTATACTCACTGTGAAATGCTTCCTGCAAATGCATATCCAGAATTGAAAAAGCATAAGAATTTAATTGGTAACTTTGGAGGTGCATGGCAGAAACAGCAAGAGGAGTTTGACGGAATTCCTGGATGTATACTAATGACTACTAACTGTATACAAAAACCAAGAGACAGCTATAAAGATAGATTATTTACAACAAGTATAGTTGGGATGCCTGAATGTCCACATATTGAAGAAGTTAATGGTAAAAAAAATTTTACTTCTATTATTCAAAAAGCATTAGAATTAGGTGGATGGCAAGAAGATGAGCCTGAAAAGAGAATTACCATTGGCTTTGCCCATAATGCTATTTTAAGTCATGCTAATGAAATCGTAGAGGCGGTTAAAGGCGGCAAAATTAAACACTTCTTTTTGATAGGAGGGTGTGACGGAGCAAAACCAGGTAGAAATTACTATACAGAATTTGCAGAAAAAACTCCAAAGGATACTATTATTTTAACTTTAGCCTGTGGTAAATACCGTTTTAATAAACTTGATTTAGGAACAGTAGCAGGTTTCCCAAGAGTGCTTGATTGTGGTCAATGTAGTGATTCATATTCAGCTATTAAGGTTGCTCTTACACTCGCAGAAGCGTTTAACTGTGGAGTAAATGAGTTACCACTTTCATTAGTTCTTTCTTGGTATGAACAAAAAGCAGTGGGTATACTTCTTACGTTATTATCTTTAGGGATTAAAGATATTCGTCTTGGACCAACACTACCTGCATTTATTACACCAAATATATTACAAGTATTAGTTGACAAATTTGGTTTAAAACCTATTTCAACACCTGAAGAAGATTTAAAAGCAATTTTAGGTCAATAA
- a CDS encoding ferredoxin, protein MKAEIDREGCISCGLCVSMCPEVFRMGDDGPAEVYVDPIPSDAENSALEARDGCPVSVITIEYQCNS, encoded by the coding sequence ATGAAAGCAGAAATTGATAGAGAAGGTTGTATTTCCTGTGGGCTTTGTGTGTCTATGTGTCCAGAAGTATTTCGTATGGGTGATGATGGTCCGGCTGAAGTTTATGTTGATCCTATACCATCAGATGCAGAGAATTCAGCATTAGAAGCAAGAGACGGTTGCCCTGTATCTGTAATAACAATTGAATATCAATGTAATAGTTAA
- a CDS encoding cupin domain-containing protein has product MIEQIFELARGNEKAVEKVVFDENVHYLHMIFNKDEGLPEHFSNSNVYMTVIRGKLSIGLNDQDIHEYEAGTLLKIPFQTKMNVKNMHHETLELIVVKAPAPKM; this is encoded by the coding sequence TTGATTGAACAAATATTTGAACTGGCTAGAGGCAATGAAAAAGCTGTTGAGAAAGTTGTATTTGACGAAAATGTACATTATCTTCACATGATTTTCAATAAAGATGAAGGGCTTCCTGAACATTTTTCTAATTCAAACGTTTATATGACAGTTATTAGAGGAAAGCTTTCAATAGGACTTAATGATCAGGATATCCATGAGTATGAGGCAGGTACTTTATTAAAAATACCGTTTCAAACGAAGATGAATGTGAAAAATATGCATCATGAAACATTGGAGCTTATTGTTGTAAAAGCACCAGCTCCCAAAATGTAA
- a CDS encoding Crp/Fnr family transcriptional regulator, producing the protein MKDIDIIKCVPILKPVTDIELLVSQGQIKIKKYAKGETLYNQGCLCNSLDIVVTGSLTAYSLTESGSSTIMFEFKKDSIIGANLLFATNNIYPLNIYCSSECSLIHIEKTAVEILLHNYDFVMSYVRSLSQNSLGLNHKIAMFSRKTLRQNIYEYLLQQSIAQHSQTVYLPFSKKEFADYLGVQRPSLFREIKKMQLDGIISIDNRKITILKHI; encoded by the coding sequence ATGAAAGATATTGACATTATAAAATGTGTTCCGATTTTGAAACCTGTTACTGATATTGAATTACTCGTTTCTCAAGGTCAAATCAAAATTAAAAAGTATGCAAAAGGGGAAACCTTATATAATCAAGGCTGTTTATGTAACTCTCTCGATATTGTCGTTACGGGCAGTCTTACAGCTTATTCTCTTACCGAGAGTGGTTCTTCAACAATAATGTTTGAATTTAAAAAGGATAGTATTATTGGTGCAAATCTGTTATTTGCCACTAATAATATCTACCCTCTTAACATATATTGTTCATCTGAATGTAGTCTTATTCATATAGAAAAAACAGCTGTAGAAATATTACTTCACAATTATGATTTTGTAATGTCATATGTAAGATCATTATCGCAAAATTCTCTTGGACTTAATCACAAAATTGCTATGTTTTCACGAAAAACACTTCGCCAGAATATTTATGAGTATTTATTACAACAATCAATCGCTCAACATTCGCAAACAGTGTATTTGCCTTTTAGTAAAAAAGAATTTGCCGATTATCTCGGAGTACAGCGTCCTTCGCTTTTTAGAGAAATTAAAAAAATGCAACTTGACGGCATTATCAGCATTGATAACCGAAAAATAACAATATTAAAGCATATATAA
- a CDS encoding IS4 family transposase, translating into MKNTRLLSLILKETNDLITSSEYKEAYSLGNSFSRNRKLSFSNTVHFICSALRKSISSEIDNFIEDHKCLKFPSITKQAFSKARQNISPEAFNELCRLFVDKFYSINKNLNTWNGFNILAVDGTSLQVPDTKECGEYFGLSSNQNKTRTAIATASALYDVLNDIIVDSRITKYKTSERHIAKQHIESIGDKFCPRKSIVIFDRGYPSYDMFDYLNSKELLFLMRVSTSFKLAQSIDSPDFILKYKVKGEIKKIRVVKVKLSDEVTETLVTNIYDDTITPLKFKELYFLRWGVESKYKELKCSLKIEEFSGTKPIAIKQDFYVSIYLSMIAALIKKDADAAISNDNKDKDLNSIYQSNRNFILGQVFKRIIALLVKSRLRNKLLELILEKAIKIRSQIRCNRSCERKNKHPRKKHHHNIKSCF; encoded by the coding sequence ATGAAAAATACTAGATTATTATCTTTAATTTTAAAAGAAACAAACGATTTAATTACTTCAAGTGAGTACAAAGAAGCATACAGCTTAGGTAACTCATTCTCAAGGAATAGAAAACTATCCTTTTCAAATACGGTTCATTTTATTTGCTCCGCATTGCGAAAATCCATCTCTTCTGAAATTGATAATTTTATTGAAGATCATAAATGTTTAAAATTTCCGTCAATAACAAAACAAGCATTTTCTAAGGCAAGACAAAATATATCACCAGAAGCCTTTAATGAATTATGCAGACTTTTTGTTGATAAATTTTATAGTATAAATAAAAATTTAAACACTTGGAATGGTTTTAATATTCTAGCTGTAGATGGAACTAGTCTACAAGTGCCAGATACAAAAGAATGTGGTGAATATTTTGGATTAAGCAGTAATCAAAATAAGACAAGAACTGCTATTGCGACGGCGTCAGCCTTATATGATGTATTAAATGACATTATTGTAGATTCTAGAATTACTAAATATAAGACAAGTGAAAGACATATTGCAAAACAACATATAGAGTCAATAGGAGATAAATTCTGTCCTCGAAAAAGCATTGTTATTTTTGATAGAGGCTATCCTTCATATGATATGTTTGATTATTTAAATTCCAAGGAATTACTATTTTTAATGCGAGTATCAACATCTTTTAAACTTGCACAATCAATAGATTCCCCTGACTTTATTTTAAAATATAAAGTTAAAGGTGAAATAAAAAAAATAAGAGTAGTAAAAGTTAAGCTGTCAGATGAGGTGACAGAAACTTTAGTGACTAACATCTATGATGATACTATTACGCCTTTAAAATTCAAAGAACTCTATTTCTTAAGATGGGGCGTTGAATCTAAATATAAAGAATTAAAATGCAGTCTTAAAATCGAAGAATTTTCAGGTACTAAGCCAATTGCCATAAAGCAAGATTTTTACGTTTCTATTTATTTATCGATGATTGCAGCTCTTATAAAAAAAGATGCCGATGCTGCGATATCAAATGATAATAAGGATAAAGATTTAAATTCAATATATCAATCAAATAGGAATTTTATTTTGGGACAGGTATTCAAACGAATTATAGCTTTATTAGTTAAATCTAGATTAAGAAATAAGCTGTTAGAATTAATACTTGAAAAAGCTATAAAAATACGCTCACAAATACGTTGCAACCGATCTTGTGAGCGCAAAAACAAACATCCAAGAAAAAAGCACCATCATAATATTAAATCCTGTTTTTAA